A single region of the Lates calcarifer isolate ASB-BC8 linkage group LG16_LG22, TLL_Latcal_v3, whole genome shotgun sequence genome encodes:
- the psap gene encoding prosaposin isoform X2 encodes MLLLTLLFVSSAVATPLLGTEQCARGPTYWCQNVKTASLCGAVTHCQQNVWNKPQMKSVPCDLCKEVLIVVEQILKDNATESEVLGYLEKACQLIPDESLTAECKEMVDDYYPIIMGIIKGELEDPSVVCGAIGLCKSQQAALAKAQAQEQLVSNEIPQVDLSQQVAPFLLNVPELLYPQSPKQEAPKQESPKQESDTVCQDCIKFLTDAQAEAKENSSFVDALIENIENQCDLLGPGLSAMCKQYVNEYGTLVIMQLMSMQPKDICAHAGFCSAAMKKSIPMLKLQAAKTVPAAKTVPALKLVPATKMDSAKPMVRVRDSPSCAICEFVMKQLESMLEDQTTEEEVIQAVEKVCTLLPDSLSAQCKDLIETYGQAIIELLVQQADPKTVCTVLALCKDARRAYVPVLDQARFKAGGYCEVCKMAVSYIDQILEKNATEAQIEEAVRKVCSFLPDTLQTECDQMIEQYEPVLVQLLLQMLDPDFVCMKLGACPEAVRRLLGTEQCSWGPAFWCKNMETATRCNAVAHCKRHVWV; translated from the exons CTGTGGCAACCCCTCTTCTGGGCACAGAGCAGTGTGCTCGGGGCCCCACCTACTGGTGTCAGAATGTAAAGACGGCATCTTTGTGTGGAGCTGTGACTCACTGCCAGCAGAATGTGTGGAACAAACCCCAGATG AAATCAGTGCCATGTGACTTGTGTAAAGAGGTTTTGATTGTGGTGGAGCAGATACTGAAGGACAATGCCACTGAG AGTGAGGTTCTTGGGTACCTGGAGAAGGCCTGCCAGCTCATTCCTGATGAGAGTTTGACAGCAGAGTGCAAAGAGATGGTGGATGACTACTACCCAATCATCATGGGAATCATTAAAGGAGAACTG GAGGATCccagtgtggtgtgtggtgcCATCGGGCTGTGCAAGTCTCAGCAGGCAGCCCTGGCAAAGGCTCAGGCCCAGGAGCAGCTCGTGTCCAATGAAATCCCTCAGGTTGACCTTTCCCAGCAAGTTGCTCCCTTCCTCCTCAATGTTCCCGAGCTCCTCTATCCTCAAAGTCCCAAGCAGGAGGCTCCCAAACAGGAGAGTCCAAAGCAG GAAAGTGATACAGTGTGCCAGGACTGCATCAAGTTCCTGACCGATGCTCAAGCTGAAGCCAAGGAAAACTCCTCATTTGTTGATGCTCTCATTGAGAATATTGAGAACCAGTGTGACCTGCTGGGGCCAGGCTTGTCTGCAATG TGCAAGCAGTATGTCAACGAATATGGCACCCTTGTTATTATGCAGCTTATGTCTATG CAACCCAAGGATATCTGTGCCCACGCTGGCTTCTGTTCTGCTGCTATGAAGAAGTCCATTCCCATGCTGAAGCTGCAGGCTGCCAAGACTGTGCCAGCTGCCAAGACTGT ACCTGCTCTCAAACTTGTCCCTGCCACAAAGATGGATTCTGCTAAG CCCATGGTGCGTGTCCGTGATTCCCCATCATGTGCCATCTGTGAGTTTGTGATGAAGCAGCTGGAGAGTATGTTGGAGGATCAGACAACCGAG GAGGAGGTGATTCAAGCTGTGGAGAAGGTGTGCACACTTCTGCCTGACAGTCTGTCTGCCCAGTGTAAGGACCTTATTGAGACCTATGGCCAGGCCATCATTGAGCTGCTAGTGCAGCAGGCTGACCCCAAGACTGTCTGCACAGTGTTGGCTCTCTGTAAAGATGCCAGGCGTGCATACGTCC CTGTACTTGACCAGGCTCGTTTCAAGGCTGGTGGCTACTGTGAGGTGTGCAAGATGGCCGTCTCTTACATTGACCAGATCCTGGAGAAGAACGCCACAGAGGCACAGATTGAGGAGGCTGTGAGGAAAGTGTGCAGCTTCCTGCCTGACACTCTCCAGACTGAG TGTGACCAGATGATTGAACAGTATGAGCCAGTGCTTgtacagctgctgctccagatGCTTGATCCAGATTTCGTGTGCATG AAACTAGGAGCCTGTCCTGAAGCTGTCCGTAGGCTGCTGGGAACAGAGCAGTGCAGCTGGGGACCTGCATTCTGGTGCAAGAACATGGAGACGGCAACTCGGTGCAAT
- the psap gene encoding prosaposin isoform X1, translating into MLLLTLLFVSSAVATPLLGTEQCARGPTYWCQNVKTASLCGAVTHCQQNVWNKPQMKSVPCDLCKEVLIVVEQILKDNATESEVLGYLEKACQLIPDESLTAECKEMVDDYYPIIMGIIKGELEDPSVVCGAIGLCKSQQAALAKAQAQEQLVSNEIPQVDLSQQVAPFLLNVPELLYPQSPKQEAPKQESPKQESDTVCQDCIKFLTDAQAEAKENSSFVDALIENIENQCDLLGPGLSAMCKQYVNEYGTLVIMQLMSMQPKDICAHAGFCSAAMKKSIPMLKLQAAKTVPAAKTVPAAKTVPAAKTVPALKLVPATKMDSAKPMVRVRDSPSCAICEFVMKQLESMLEDQTTEEEVIQAVEKVCTLLPDSLSAQCKDLIETYGQAIIELLVQQADPKTVCTVLALCKDARRAYVPVLDQARFKAGGYCEVCKMAVSYIDQILEKNATEAQIEEAVRKVCSFLPDTLQTECDQMIEQYEPVLVQLLLQMLDPDFVCMKLGACPEAVRRLLGTEQCSWGPAFWCKNMETATRCNAVAHCKRHVWV; encoded by the exons CTGTGGCAACCCCTCTTCTGGGCACAGAGCAGTGTGCTCGGGGCCCCACCTACTGGTGTCAGAATGTAAAGACGGCATCTTTGTGTGGAGCTGTGACTCACTGCCAGCAGAATGTGTGGAACAAACCCCAGATG AAATCAGTGCCATGTGACTTGTGTAAAGAGGTTTTGATTGTGGTGGAGCAGATACTGAAGGACAATGCCACTGAG AGTGAGGTTCTTGGGTACCTGGAGAAGGCCTGCCAGCTCATTCCTGATGAGAGTTTGACAGCAGAGTGCAAAGAGATGGTGGATGACTACTACCCAATCATCATGGGAATCATTAAAGGAGAACTG GAGGATCccagtgtggtgtgtggtgcCATCGGGCTGTGCAAGTCTCAGCAGGCAGCCCTGGCAAAGGCTCAGGCCCAGGAGCAGCTCGTGTCCAATGAAATCCCTCAGGTTGACCTTTCCCAGCAAGTTGCTCCCTTCCTCCTCAATGTTCCCGAGCTCCTCTATCCTCAAAGTCCCAAGCAGGAGGCTCCCAAACAGGAGAGTCCAAAGCAG GAAAGTGATACAGTGTGCCAGGACTGCATCAAGTTCCTGACCGATGCTCAAGCTGAAGCCAAGGAAAACTCCTCATTTGTTGATGCTCTCATTGAGAATATTGAGAACCAGTGTGACCTGCTGGGGCCAGGCTTGTCTGCAATG TGCAAGCAGTATGTCAACGAATATGGCACCCTTGTTATTATGCAGCTTATGTCTATG CAACCCAAGGATATCTGTGCCCACGCTGGCTTCTGTTCTGCTGCTATGAAGAAGTCCATTCCCATGCTGAAGCTGCAGGCTGCCAAGACTGTGCCAGCTGCCAAGACTGTGCCAGCTGCCAAGACTGTGCCAGCTGCCAAGACTGTACCTGCTCTCAAACTTGTCCCTGCCACAAAGATGGATTCTGCTAAG CCCATGGTGCGTGTCCGTGATTCCCCATCATGTGCCATCTGTGAGTTTGTGATGAAGCAGCTGGAGAGTATGTTGGAGGATCAGACAACCGAG GAGGAGGTGATTCAAGCTGTGGAGAAGGTGTGCACACTTCTGCCTGACAGTCTGTCTGCCCAGTGTAAGGACCTTATTGAGACCTATGGCCAGGCCATCATTGAGCTGCTAGTGCAGCAGGCTGACCCCAAGACTGTCTGCACAGTGTTGGCTCTCTGTAAAGATGCCAGGCGTGCATACGTCC CTGTACTTGACCAGGCTCGTTTCAAGGCTGGTGGCTACTGTGAGGTGTGCAAGATGGCCGTCTCTTACATTGACCAGATCCTGGAGAAGAACGCCACAGAGGCACAGATTGAGGAGGCTGTGAGGAAAGTGTGCAGCTTCCTGCCTGACACTCTCCAGACTGAG TGTGACCAGATGATTGAACAGTATGAGCCAGTGCTTgtacagctgctgctccagatGCTTGATCCAGATTTCGTGTGCATG AAACTAGGAGCCTGTCCTGAAGCTGTCCGTAGGCTGCTGGGAACAGAGCAGTGCAGCTGGGGACCTGCATTCTGGTGCAAGAACATGGAGACGGCAACTCGGTGCAAT